A single window of Solanum dulcamara chromosome 5, daSolDulc1.2, whole genome shotgun sequence DNA harbors:
- the LOC129888735 gene encoding linoleate 9S-lipoxygenase 6-like — protein sequence MFKGIADGLLGHHSSKKVRGNVVMMKKNALDFTDIAGSVVDSVFDVLGQKVSFQLISSVQLDPANNSKGKRSNPAYLESGLTSLIPFASAELTFGVTFDWDEEFGVPGAVLVRNNHLNEFFLKSLTLEDVPNHGKVHFVCNSWIYQASKYKSERIFFANQSYLPSETPKSLLKYREDELVNLRGNGKGKLEEWDRVYDYSLYNDLSNPDEGEQQIRPILGGSIEYPYPRRGRTSRSPTRRDPKIESRLPLVLSLNIYVPRDERFGHLKMADFLTYALKSLSQFIVPGVTGTIDGTPNEFDSFEDILRLYDRGIKLPQGPLFKSFTGNIPLPMVKELLRTDGEGIMKFPTPLVIKEDKTAWRTDEEFAREMLAGVNPVIISGLQEFPPKSKLDPNVYGNQNSTITIQHIEDKLDGLTIDEAIKTNKLFILDHHDMIIPYLRRINTTTTKTYASRTFLLLQDNGSLKPLAIELSLPHPDGDQFGVVSKVYTPSDQGVDSSIWQLAKAYVAVVDSGVHQLISHWLNTHAVIEPFVIATNRQLSVLHPIHKLLNPHFRDTMNINANARQILINAEGVLESTVFPSKYAMEMSSVVYKSWIFPDQALPADLVKRKVAVEDSSSPHGVRLLIQDYPFAVDGLEIWSAIKSWVTEYCNFYYKADDTILKDTELQAWWKELREEGHGDKKDEPWWPKMQTRQELIDSCTIIIWVASALHAAVNFGQYPYAGYLPNRPTLSRRFMPEPGTREYEELKRNPDKAFLRTITAQLQTMIGVSLIEILSRHSSDEIYLGQRDSPEWTKDQEPLDAFDRFGKMLSEIENRIIQMNGDVDTWRNRTGPVKAPYTLLVPSSEGGLTGKGIPNSVSI from the exons atgtttaAGGGTATTGCTGATGGACTACTTGGGCATCATAGCTCAAAGAAAGTTAGAGGAAATGTTGTGATGATGAAAAAGAATGCTTTAGACTTTACTGATATAGCTGGTTCTGTTGTTGATAGTGTTTTTGATGTCCTTGGCCAAAAAGTCTCTTTCCAATTGATCAGTTCTGTTCAGCTTGATCCAG cAAACAATTCAAAAGGGAAACGCAGCAATCCAGCCTACTTGGAGTCGGGGCTGACTAGTTTAATCCCATTCGCATCAGCTGAATTAACCTTTGGTGTGACATTTGATTGGGATGAGGAGTTTGGAGTCCCAGGTGCAGTCCTCGTAAGGAATAATCATCTCAATGAGTTCTTTCTCAAGTCACTCACACTTGAAGATGTGCCTAATCATGGCAAGGTTCATTTTGTTTGCAATTCTTGGATTTATCAAGCTAGTAAATACAAGTCAGAACGCATTTTCTTTGCAAATCAG TCATATCTTCCTAGTGAAACACCAAAATCTTTGCTCAAATACAGAGAAGATGAGTTGGTAAACTTACGAGGAAATGGAAAAGGAAAGCTTGAGGAATGGGATAGAGTTTATGACTATTCTTTGTACAATGACTTGAGCAATCCAGATGAAGGTGAACAACAAATCAGACCTATCTTGGGAGGTTCTATTGAGTATCCGTATCCTCGGAGAGGAAGAACAAGCAGATCACCAACACGAAGAG ATCCTAAAATTGAAAGCAGGCTTCCACTTGTTCTGAGCTTAAACATCTATGTACCGAGAGATGAGCGTTTTGGTCACTTGAAGATGGCAGACTTCCTTACTTACGCTTTGAAATCTTTATCTCAATTCATCGTCCCTGGAGTAACTGGTACTATTGATGGCACCCCTAATgagtttgatagttttgagGATATACTTAGACTATATGATCGAGGAATCAAACTTCCTCAAGGCCCtttattcaaatctttcacTGGTAACATTCCTCTGCCGATGGTAAAAGAACTCCTTCGAACTGATGGTGAAGGAATAATGAAGTTTCCGACTCCTCTAGTTATTAAAG AAGATAAAACTGCATGGAGGACTGATGAAGAATTTGCAAGAGAAATGCTAGCTGGAGTTAATCCTGTCATAATTTCTGGACTCCAA GAATTTCCTCCAAAAAGCAAGCTGGATCCTAATGTATATGGAAATCAAAATAGTACAATTACTATACAACACATTGAGGATAAGTTGGATGGACTTACAATTGATGAG GCAATCAAGACTAATAAACTTTTCATATTGGACCACCATGATATGATTATACCATATTTGAGGAGGATAAACACCACAACAACCAAAACCTATGCCTCAAGAACTTTTCTCTTATTGCAAGATAATGGATCTTTGAAGCCATTAGCAATTGAATTAAGTTTGCCACATCCCGATGGAGATCAATTTGGTGTTGTTAGCAAAGTATATACACCGTCTGATCAAGGTGTTGATAGCTCCATCTGGCaattggccaaagcttatgTTGCAGTTGTTGACTCAGGTGTTCATCAACTAATTAGTCATTG GTTGAATACACATGCAGTGATTGAGCCATTTGTGATTGCAACAAATAGACAATTAAGTGTGCTTCATCCCATTCATAAGCTTCTAAATCCTCATTTTCGAGACACAATGAATATAAATGCTAATGCAAGACAAATTCTAATCAATGCTGAGGGAGTTCTTGAGAGTACAGTTTTTCCTTCGAAATATGCTATGGAAATGTCGTCTGTGGTTTACAAAAGCTGGATTTTCCCTGATCAAGCACTTCCGGCTGATCTTGTTAAAAG GAAAGTGGCAGTTGAGGATTCCAGTTCTCCACATGGAGTTCGTCTATTGATACAAGACTATCCATTTGCTGTCGATGGTTTAGAAATATGGTCAGCAATCAAAAGTTGGGTGACAGAATACTGTAATTTCTACTACAAAGCGGATGATACGATCCTGAAAGACACTGAACTCCAAGCATGGTGGAAGGAACTCCGCGAAGAGGGACATGGCGATAAGAAAGATGAACCCTGGTGGCCTAAAATGCAAACACGTCAAGAGCTAATCGATTCATGTACCATCATCATATGGGTAGCTTCTGCACTTCATGCAGCAGTCAATTTCGGGCAATATCCTTATGCAGGTTACCTCCCAAATCGCCCTACATTAAGTCGAAGATTTATGCCAGAGCCTGGAACTCGTGAGTATGAAGAGCTGAAGAGAAATCCTGATAAGGCATTCCTGAGAACAATCACCGCTCAATTGCAAACAATGATTGGTGTTTCCCTTATAGAGATTTTGTCTAGGCATAGTTCAGATGAGATTTACCTCGGACAACGAGACTCCCCTGAATGGACAAAGGATCAAGAACCCCTGGATGCTTTTGATAGATTTGGAAAGATGTTGAGTGAAATTGAAaatcgaattatacaaatgaatGGTGACGTCGATACATGGAGAAACAGGACAGGGCCTGTTAAGGCTCCATATACATTGCTTGTTCCATCAAGTGAAGGTGGACTTACAGGCAAAGGAATTCCCAACAGTGTGTCAATATAG